The stretch of DNA GACTGCCCCACACGTAATGTAATAGCAATGCGTCCTCTCTCTCAGAGTGCAGCTTTGGAGTTATTTCTTGCAAGACTTGTTGAAGATCACAAAACACCTGCAACCTTTCCTCCTAATATACTGGAGATTGCAGGGAATATTGCATGGGAATGCGATGGTTTACCGCTTGCAATCAGTGTAATGGCTAGAACCATGAAAGGCGTTGATAGCATTCATCAGTGGAGACATGCGTTGAATAAACTTGAGAAAGGGGAGATGGGGGGAGAGATGGAAGAAGAGGTATTTCAAGTATTAAAATTGAGTTATGATAACTTACGACATAAATCCATGCAATATAGTTTCTTGCATTGTGCATTATACTCTGACTGCGGCAATTATgacaaaataataatgaatCTGGTTGACAGTGGAACCATAAATGGAAGGAGGAGCTTGGAAGAAATTTTTGACGAAGGCGGTACCATACTGGATGAACTTGAAGACCATTCATTATTCTCTCATGTTTCGAATATGCAGAATTCAGTAAGAAATATGGCATGTCATATATTGAAAGAATCTCAGAGGTTGATAGTTAGATGTGGTAAAGAATTGACAGGAATACCCCACCTGCAGGAGTGGACTGCTGATTTGGAGTTAGTTTCTTTGGATGAAAATGAGATAAAAGAAATCCCAGCGGGTGTATCACCCAAGTGTCCAATGTTATCCACCTTGATTCTGAGTAATAATTACATCAGTAGCATCCCAGAATGCTTCTTCACACACATGAAATCTCTAGCAATACTTGACCTATCTAAAAATCGCAGTTTAACCTCTCTGCCGGATTCCCTGTCGGACTTGACTTGTCTTGTTTCTCTACTGCTTGATGAATGTTACGCTCTGGCAAAGGTGCCTCCATTGGGAAGGCTTCAAAAATTGTCAAGGTTGGTAATTTCAGGCACTCAGGTTGAGATAGTTTTAGGCTTGGAAATGCTGACAAACTTGAGATGGCTTGATCTATCATTCAATGATAAGTTGAGGTTGGAATCAGGGAGGGTGCTGCGTGGTCTGACCAATTTGCAATATCTGAATCTCTTCAAAGCTGCTCTGCTAAATGTGGAAATAGAGGATGTACAAGGGCTGACCACTCTTGAATATTTTGTGGTCGGCTTTGATGACTGCAAAAGCTATAACAATTTTGTGACAGGTATATGCAACACAGGTTCTGTACCCAATTCATATCTTCTCTATTTGGCTAGTATCGAGGATAACTATGATATTAGTGAATCTTATGATGATATTGGTCCAAGTGGTGACCACCAGCGAATTGTACGTTTATTAGATTGCAAAGAATCCCCTCATTTGCTGCCAAATGATCTTACCAATCTCAACATTGATAATAATGGACGATGGGAAAGCTTATGTGATGCTCTGTCAAATAATGCTCCTTCTTCTTTGAAGGACATTGAAATTGGGACATGCACACAAATGAAGAGCGTGCTTTGTTCATTTGGTAATTGTTCCTTTTGCAGTAATCTCAACAACCTTCAATCCTTGGAGCTTCACGGTTTGGATAGCTTAACAGTCATTTGTAAAGAAGATGTTGCTATTACTGATACAACAACACAACCTGTCAAACCAAATGCCGTCTTCTCTCAACTCAGGCACTTGGAGATCTGGAATTGCGATGGGATAGAAACGTTGGTAACAGCAGGGTTATTGCCCCAACTTCAAAACCTGCAGACATTAATTGTAAACAGTTGTGAATCATTGAGAGAAATATTTGCAGCAGGTAGCAGTGGTGCTGATAGTGGTGATGCTGCTTCCACCGTCATTACACTCCCCAACTTAACCTCACTCGAGTTGTATGTTTTGCCAATGTTAGAGACTGTGTGCAAAGGAATTATAATCTCTGAATCATTGCCGAAATTGGAGATCAAAGGCTGTCCCAAGTTAGAAAGTCGCTCTCCATTTCAAGTTTCTTCATCATAGTTACATGATCTTACATATTACTTTTTATGAGTGTAATTTCACACCTCTTCACCTTTTAATTTCTATCTTCACAGCTTTCACGTCATGATTATATATTCATTTACATACTACCAACTAATTTATTGCACGTTTATTCTCTGTGACCTCTATTATTAGTTATCctcctaaaaaaaataataaaaacacaaaatacagCGTATGCTTGTTAAAAACAGTgatgataataatttaatttccttgatACTGatactaatatattttaattatatattattctatcgataaaaataaatatcctTTACACTCAAAACTTAGGGTTGAGTTTTGGGGAAGGGAGAGGACTGTATGTGTGGCTGTGAGGTGAGAAGAGATGAGTTAAAAAGCTAATTGGCTAATACTAGAGAAATGAATTTAATGCCATATCATCTATTTTATAAGTCAATTTAGTATTTTTCATt from Arachis duranensis cultivar V14167 chromosome 4, aradu.V14167.gnm2.J7QH, whole genome shotgun sequence encodes:
- the LOC107486500 gene encoding probable disease resistance protein At4g27220; this translates as MGRPKEEHYWNQVTKEADGTWKCNRCGRQFSGGASRIKAHVDRIPGKGISACSASPHDNHPQPQETANPMEGAAEHEDHEMVDAFPGGLMQHPVNVNTEHINYLPGGSAAVVESNNVGFVSDEIKKLLELLHDLSLEENDIKGELEWLKSQGKQSKTQVDDWLNELQQLRNKVGASHNLIQPLILQMSELKKEKPVVLSNEFVGEDFEENVKKMWELVGDEKALMIGIHGMGGVGKTCLATHIETQIIRKGTFNHVIWVTVSRDYTISKLQEDIAEAIGVKLGGNERRRAAHLSSALSEKGKWVLILDDVWKFIDLEKVGIPRCRINGSKLIITTRLEHVLRQMDCPTRNVIAMRPLSQSAALELFLARLVEDHKTPATFPPNILEIAGNIAWECDGLPLAISVMARTMKGVDSIHQWRHALNKLEKGEMGGEMEEEVFQVLKLSYDNLRHKSMQYSFLHCALYSDCGNYDKIIMNLVDSGTINGRRSLEEIFDEGGTILDELEDHSLFSHVSNMQNSVRNMACHILKESQRLIVRCGKELTGIPHLQEWTADLELVSLDENEIKEIPAGVSPKCPMLSTLILSNNYISSIPECFFTHMKSLAILDLSKNRSLTSLPDSLSDLTCLVSLLLDECYALAKVPPLGRLQKLSRLVISGTQVEIVLGLEMLTNLRWLDLSFNDKLRLESGRVLRGLTNLQYLNLFKAALLNVEIEDVQGLTTLEYFVVGFDDCKSYNNFVTGICNTGSVPNSYLLYLASIEDNYDISESYDDIGPSGDHQRIVRLLDCKESPHLLPNDLTNLNIDNNGRWESLCDALSNNAPSSLKDIEIGTCTQMKSVLCSFGNCSFCSNLNNLQSLELHGLDSLTVICKEDVAITDTTTQPVKPNAVFSQLRHLEIWNCDGIETLVTAGLLPQLQNLQTLIVNSCESLREIFAAGSSGADSGDAASTVITLPNLTSLELYVLPMLETVCKGIIISESLPKLEIKGCPKLESRSPFQVSSS